From a region of the Torulaspora globosa chromosome 7, complete sequence genome:
- the EDC3 gene encoding Edc3p (ancestral locus Anc_1.442), whose product MSQFFGFGIRVELKDGKLIEGKIAKATSKGLTLNEVKFGDGGTSQAFKVRASRLKDLKVLSVATSKKEPKEQKLTQRSHSEGKDWQDDDVSKLKEQEDFDFQGNLRMFNKKDVFAELKQKDDVAPEDRLVSHNKKAKETNGRYQNDEMVIPNAKDDAWNAISSDDDDEYDDDDEEYYDVDNGTYLPVTKSINITHLLHSAKGGTDKDSQQGQVVAQLEKMIKGQTRARSISAGPGNPASTALLKIKDSDQTVPMATPVQLMEIERVNSEQFGVTSDIMLENFATNASFFLKHKLGGRTRLRRDNHNPEPLVVILTSDSNRSGARSMALGRHLCQSGHIRVIALFTCSAGDLQDSQVKEQYERFRKCGGKVVNSVGALKSTVDKLNSPVEIVIDAMQGFDCSLTDLDESSSATQDYDTSTSMEARALDMINWCNLLQGQVQVWSLDIPSGYDSGTGLANFGAMVSATGVISSGWPLAALKTVKQGGSYRLQECAAIDMGTPHCVYSQRTSLRKFQSRDLFITEGFITLEF is encoded by the coding sequence ATGTCTCaattttttggttttgGCATAAGAGTTGAGTTGAAAGACGGGAAGCTAATCGAGGGGAAGATCGCGAAGGCTACGTCAAAAGgtttgactttgaatgAGGTGAAATTTGGCGATGGTGGAACTTCTCAAGCATTCAAAGTTCGTGCGTCGAGATTGAAGGATTTGAAAGTGCTGAGTGTTGCGACGTCAAAGAAAGAACCGAAAGAACAAAAGCTCACTCAGCGTTCACATTCTGAAGGCAAAGATTGGCAAGACGATGACGTTagcaagctgaaggagcAAGAGGATTTTGACTTTCAAGGTAATTTACGAatgttcaacaagaaagatgttTTTGCAGAACTCAAGCAAAAAGACGACGTCGCCCCAGAGGACAGATTGGTTTCGCAcaacaagaaggccaaaGAGACGAATGGCAGATACCagaatgatgaaatggTCATTCCAAACGCGAAGGATGATGCTTGGAACGCCATATCGtccgacgacgacgacgaatatgatgatgatgacgaagaataTTATGACGTGGATAATGGCACATATTTGCCCGTGACCAAATCGATAAATATCACTCATTTGCTGCATTCTGCGAAGGGCGGCACGGATAAGGATAGCCAGCAGGGGCAAGTTGTCGCccagcttgaaaagatgATCAAAGGTCAGACAAGGGCGCGTTCGATCTCGGCCGGCCCAGGAAATCCAGCCTCAACAGCCTTGCTTAAGATCAAAGATTCAGATCAGACGGTTCCAATGGCAACCCCCGTACAACTGATGGAAATTGAGCGTGTGAACTCCGAGCAATTTGGAGTAACCTCAGATATCATGCTGGAGAATTTTGCCACAAATGCGTCTTTCTTCCTTAAACATAAATTGGGTGGCCGTACTAGACTGCGTCGCGATAACCATAATCCAGAGCCGCTCGTAGTCATTCTTACCTCGGACTCCAATAGGTCGGGTGCAAGAAGCATGGCCCTCGGGAGACACCTATGTCAGTCTGGCCACATTCGTGTGATAGCACTATTCACCTGTTCTGCAGGCGATCTGCAGGATTCGCAAGTCAAAGAGCAATACGAACGATTCAGGAAATGTGGCGGGAAGGTGGTTAACAGCGTCGGAGCCCTTAAGAGTACAGTGGACAAACTAAACAGCCCCGTGGAGATCGTTATCGACGCCATGCAGGGATTCGACTGCAGCTTGACCGATCTGGACGAGAGCTCCTCAGCCACGCAAGACTACGACACTTCTACTTCCATGGAGGCCCGCGCCTTAGACATGATCAACTGGTGCAACCTTCTCCAGGGCCAAGTGCAAGTGTGGTCTCTCGATATCCCAAGTGGTTACGATAGTGGAACAGGCCTTGCAAACTTCGGCGCCATGGTATCTGCCACTGGTGTGATATCTTCTGGCTGGCCGCTGGCAGCGCTAAAAACAGTAAAGCAAGGCGGCTCATATCGCCTCCAAGAGTGTGCGGCAATCGATATGGGAACACCTCACTGCGTTTACTCGCAGAGGACATCGTTGCGCAAGTTCCAATCGCGTGATTTGTTCATTACAGAAGGTTTCATAACTCTGGAGTTTTAA
- the RHB1 gene encoding putative GTPase RHB1 (ancestral locus Anc_1.443), whose product MEYKRGSSTATPPASSFQRKIAVLGARNVGKTTLTVRFVESHFVESYYPTIENEFTKIIQFKNHNYTLEILDTAGQDEFSLLNMQSLMGVKGIVLCYSVANRSSFEMVPVIWEKLVDQLGRDNLPVIVVANKIDIRDGDRSNSKRYVSRLEGEQMASGIASSDRKLQAGFIESSAKEDINVDAAIMLLLKKMEIAESGGSFDGSSDAKGCRVM is encoded by the coding sequence ATGGAGTATAAGAGAGGCAGTTCAACAGCAACACCACCGGCAAGTTCTTTCCAGAGGAAAATAGCGGTTTTAGGGGCCAGGAACGTCGGTAAGACGACATTGACGGTACGATTTGTGGAGTCTCACTTCGTTGAATCATACTACCCTACGATTGAGAATGAATTCACCAAGATCATACAGTTTAAGAACCACAACTATACGCTTGAGATTCTGGACACTGCTGGCCAGGATGAGTTCTCGCTGTTGAATATGCAATCGCTGATGGGAGTGAAGGGAATAGTGCTATGTTACAGCGTTGCCAATCGAAGCAGTTTTGAGATGGTACCGGTCATCTGGGAAAAACTAGTGGACCAGCTCGGAAGGGATAACCTTCCAGTGATAGTGGTCGCCAATAAGATTGACATTAGGGACGGGGATCGGTCCAATAGCAAGCGATATGTGAGCAGGTTGGAAGGCGAACAGATGGCCAGTGGTATAGCGAGCAGCGATAGGAAGCTGCAGGCAGGATTTATAGAGAGCAGCGCGAAGGAGGACATAAATGTGGACGCTGCCATCatgttgctgttgaagaagatggagatCGCGGAATCGGGCGGATCATTCGACGGCAGCAGCGACGCTAAGGGGTGTAGAGTAATGTGA
- a CDS encoding alkaline phosphatase family protein (ancestral locus Anc_1.444), which yields MSDIDSLASVSGGNEEHILEEDYLNDERRATIGHWGRLKYWITRNLLSRDRSNESWQGHGIPLYELNAEGQEMSGTIEPAATFVYRHSNKIPWRLIARFIGLSFFFVITAFLIFGVIESGPKKGRFSTSALFDPYVRYSNGTLDFFPLTVMVSLDGFHPSLISKKYTPFLYQLYTLAYEGNVTSTPFMIPSFPSQTFPNHWSLVTGEYPRDHSLVSNVFWDADLKEEFYPGLMDPLIWANTSRPIWQVLQAAFNHNSAKEFPFKVATHMWPGSDVNFTGLPQVPAERMPYYIDAFDGDEKLETKLTKVLGYVDIDSIEKRPQLILSYVPQVDAFGHKHGYPINDPENKMFDKFTQVLSSVDSFVEGLFEGLRERNVTNFTNVVIVSDHGMSNIKFPEHVLIWEELLDKDLIKNHVEHAYGEGPMMAVTTKDSSDVNEIYQELKKSLANQGELGSKFKVYLNGNFPEHFKFNDLANRRIAPIWIIPEPGYAVMSHKFAKKQRSSLIGNHGYDNHEAEMRSLFIGVGPFFENGYVEPFENIEIFDMLCDVFGVAMDDRLGDQQDTFFYRKPLEQPLVDDFESLRAKYGNGTAYNIIWGGEQEEEEVVADTSGTSTTSSSSGTSTTSSSSGTSTTSSTSTTRTTSTTSTTTSTTAAGGWLDDLLHDAEELIEELVDEIQEIADTHH from the coding sequence ATGAGTGATATAGATTCACTTGCTAGTGTGAGTGGAGGTAATGAGGAGCATATACTAGAGGAGGACTATTTAAACGATGAGAGGCGTGCTACGATTGGACATTGGGGAAGATTGAAGTACTGGATCACGAGAAACTTGTTGTCGAGAGATAGATCCAACGAGAGCTGGCAAGGGCACGGTATTCCGCTGTACGAATTGAATGCGGAGGGCCAAGAGATGAGTGGGACCATAGAACCTGCTGCAACATTTGTTTACCGTCATAGTAATAAGATCCCGTGGCGGCTAATTGCGAGGTTTATCGGTTTGagttttttctttgttaTTACAgcttttttgatctttggAGTAATTGAATCGGGTCCTAAAAAGGGTCGGTTTTCCACAAGTGCGTTGTTTGATCCTTATGTCAGATACTCGAATGGGACTCTGGATTTTTTTCCGTTGACCGTCATGGTATCGTTGGATGGATTCCATCCATCGCTGATCTCAAAGAAGTACACCCCATTTCTTTACCAGCTGTACACTTTGGCGTATGAGGGTAATGTCACCAGTACACCGTTCATGATACCGAGTTTTCCGTCACAAACATTCCCTAACCATTGGAGTCTTGTGACGGGCGAGTATCCGAGAGATCACTCGCTTGTGTCTAATGTGTTTTGGGATGCGGACTTGAAAGAGGAGTTTTACCCTGGGTTGATGGACCCGCTTATTTGGGCGAATACGAGTCGGCCCATATGGCAAGTGCTGCAGGCTGCTTTCAATCACAACTCCGCCAAGGAATTCCCTTTTAAAGTGGCTACGCATATGTGGCCCGGAAGCGACGTGAATTTTACAGGTCTACCGCAAGTCCCTGCGGAAAGAATGCCTTACTATATCGATGCGTTTGACGGCGATGAGAAACTAGAGACAAAGTTGACCAAAGTTTTGGGATACGTTGACATTGATTCGATTGAAAAGAGACCCCAGCTGATTCTCAGTTACGTGCCTCAGGTGGACGCTTTTGGACATAAACATGGGTATCCCATCAACGATCCAGAGAATAAGATGTTTGATAAGTTCACGCAAGTGCTCAGCAGTGTAGATTCCTTTGTAGAGGGGCTTTTTGAGGGATTGAGAGAAAGAAACGTGACGAATTTTACCAACGTTGTCATCGTGAGCGATCATGGTATGAGCAATATCAAGTTCCCGGAGCACGTTCTGATCTGGGAAGAATTGCTGGACAAGGACCTGATCAAGAACCATGTCGAACATGCGTACGGCGAAGGCCCCATGATGGCGGTCACAACCAAAGATTCAAGCGACGTCAACGAGATTTACCAAGAATTGAAAAAAAGTTTGGCGAACCAGGGCGAGCTGGGCTCCAAGTTCAAGGTGTATCTGAACGGGAACTTCCCGGAACATTTCAAATTCAACGACTTGGCGAACCGCAGGATTGCGCCTATTTGGATCATCCCTGAGCCTGGGTATGCCGTCATGAGCCATAAATTTgcgaagaagcagagatCGAGCCTGATCGGCAATCATGGCTACGATAACCACGAAGCGGAGATGAGATCGCTATTCATAGGCGTAGGACCGTTTTTCGAGAACGGGTACGTGGAACCGTTCGAGAACATCGAAATATTTGACATGTTGTGTGACGTTTTCGGCGTTGCGATGGACGACAGACTCGGGGACCAGCAGGACACCTTTTTTTACAGAAAGCCGCTGGAACAGCCGCTGGTGGATGATTTTGAGTCCCTGAGGGCGAAGTACGGCAATGGCACGGCCTACAACATAATATGGGGCGGcgagcaagaggaagaagaggtggTCGCGGACACGAGCGGCACAAGCACCACGAGCAGTAGCAGCGGCACAAGCACCACGAGCAGTAGCAGCGGCACAAGCACCACGAGCAGCACAAGCACCACCAGAACCACCAgcaccaccagcaccaccaccagcacAACTGCAGCGGGCGGCTGGCTCGACGACCTGCTGCACGACGCAGAGGAGCTGATCGAAGAGCTGGTCGACGAGATACAAGAGATAGCAGACACTCACCATTAG
- the GTT3 gene encoding Gtt3p (ancestral locus Anc_1.445) translates to MSSFSRWKKVELLDLAEKLRLPNVGNNVRKSDLIAMIEEHLNVLNEPLDVEVDYPELKSFYDAIVVKHETEEAEAEEVEGEEAEDQLPERVLDGFNKLDFSEESDEDSTFKFAFEDYLSDVAVQVQKLNESLQDSLSTIQSVDALFYLVEFYFVVRPLVARQDAWLSSSTLVTWAVFSAGVPALVGYYVNFIRYELPEVQVDPMVFHLAKFLVGLGILNVELDASGSGWQLFFKLGLTSWVHYLGQLPLVFGLVGALLTIYIF, encoded by the coding sequence ATGTCGTCGTTCAGCCGCTGGAAGAAGgtggagctgctggatttGGCAGAGAAGCTCAGGTTGCCGAATGTCGGGAACAACGTGCGGAAGAGCGACCTGATCGCGATGATCGAGGAGCATTTGAACGTGCTGAATGAACCGTTGGACGTGGAAGTGGATTACCCGGAACTGAAGTCTTTCTACGACGCGATAGTGGTGAAGCACGAGACGGAAGAGGCCGAGGCGGAAGAGGTCGAGGGGGAAGAGGCCGAGGATCAGCTGCCCGAGCGGGTGCTGGACGGTTTCAACAAGCTGGATTTCAGCGAGGAGAGCGACGAGGACTCGACGTTCAAGTTTGCGTTCGAAGACTACTTGTCGGACGTGGCGGTGCAGGTGCAGAAGCTCAACGAGTCGCTGCAGGACTCGCTGTCGACGATCCAGTCGGTCGACGCGCTGTTCTACCTGGTGGAGTTCTACTTTGTGGTGCGGCCGCTGGTGGCGCGCCAGGACGCGTGGCTGTCGTCGAGCACTCTGGTCACGTGGGCGGTTTTCTCGGCTGGTGTGCCAGCGTTGGTGGGCTACTATGTGAACTTTATACGGTACGAGCTGCCGGAGGTGCAGGTGGACCCGATGGTGTTCCATCTGGCCAAGTTTCTGGTCGGGCTGGGGATCCTGAACGTGGAGCTGGACGCGTCGGGCAGCGGATGGCAGCTTTTCTTTAAGCTGGGGCTCACGTCGTGGGTGCACTATTTGGGCCAGCTGCCCTTGGTGTTTGGGCTGGTCGGGGCGCTGCTGACGATCTATATCTTCTGA
- a CDS encoding uncharacterized protein (ancestral locus Anc_1.446) translates to MLPAGVILVFVLVGLACIAIICTILYRKWQARQRGLQRF, encoded by the coding sequence ATGTTACCAGCTGGTGTTATTTTGGTTTTCGTCTTGGTCGGTCTGGCCTGTATCGCCATCATCTGTACTATCCTGTACAGAAAGTGGCAGGCTAGACAACGTGGTCTGCAGAGATTCTGA
- the EAF5 gene encoding Eaf5p (ancestral locus Anc_1.447): MQPEISELIVLQIIHTLLVLQSPSSGSVGVISGKVSLVRLTNEIQNNVLVNQMVERGEDKLDINDILVVVKRVFPNQRISLVDGQLSFHNLQLTELQNGIRERLHRFCHAQQAAIARLEDDILNPQRRTAAGGAGGGTNVDPKREKLLQLYRDTVLNKLQAKSGGKMDLQTLYETLNASGALDSAVRQVIEIDRIKNDTPSSVHDLQLVIQKSICDGVMSCETDTDTWLAARQLQAHFDDTVQFMRRALE, encoded by the coding sequence ATGCAGCCGGAGATCAGCGAGCTGATAGTGCTCCAGATCATACACACGCTGCTGGTGTTGCAGAGCCCGAGCTCAGGCAGCGTTGGCGTCATTAGCGGGAAGGTATCGCTCGTACGACTCACCAACGAGATACAGAACAACGTGCTGGTGAACCAGATGGTCGAACGCGGGGAGGACAAACTAGACATCAACGACATCCTGGTGGTGGTCAAGCGGGTGTTTCCGAACCAACGCATCTCTCTGGTCGACGGACAGCTGAGCTTCCACAACCTGCAGCTCACCGAACTGCAGAACGGGATCCGGGAGAGGCTCCACAGGTTCTGCCACGCGCAGCAGGCCGCGATAGCACGCCTGGAGGACGACATACTGAACCCGCAGCGAAGAACTGCCGCCGGCGGCGCCGGCGGTGGCACGAACGTCGACCCGAAGCGAGagaagctgctgcagctCTACCGCGACACCGTGCTGAACAAACTGCAGGCCAAGAGCGGCGGCAAGATGGATCTTCAGACCCTCTACGAGACACTCAACGCCAGCGGCGCGCTCGACAGCGCCGTCAGACAGGTCATCGAGATCGACCGAATAAAGAACGACACGCCCAGCAGCGTCCACGATCTGCAACTGGTGATACAGAAAAGCATATGCGACGGTGTAATGAGCTGCGAGACCGACACCGACACCTGGCTCGCCGCCAGACAGCTGCAGGCGCACTTCGACGACACCGTCCAGTTCATGAGAAGAGCGCTCGAGTAG
- the MMS21 gene encoding SUMO ligase MMS21 (ancestral locus Anc_1.448): protein MAKLPEALPIHRHARGAFHELSVGDVSRCYRAVAQQLLETYRHTMDDPGEDVDAQMNELIAAYQELASLETSSRSLDARLESAKQKYRESSHNLEPVDLSWWNRYSSKSPDGLPKLSDIFEREEISPGRRSRLTREDKLLDAIAYLWRDPTGMMPDEQNNDEDVHIEGGKIELRCPITCQDFKQPMISKKCNHVFDLEGLQEYFKDHATRDCAQGGCSQKLSMSDFEEDEIMRLRCQIEKVKKKSSTEEQIAMDVI, encoded by the coding sequence ATGGCAAAACTGCCCGAAGCCCTGCCGATCCATCGGCATGCCAGGGGAGCGTTCCATGAGCTGAGTGTCGGGGATGTATCCCGTTGCTACCGTGCCGTCGCACAGCAGTTGCTCGAGACCTATCGACACACAATGGATGATCCCGGAGAGGACGTCGATGCTCAGATGAACGAACTGATAGCTGCCTACCAAGAGCTAGCGTCTCTGGAGACCAGTTCCCGCTCTTTGGACGCCAGATTGGAGAGTGCTAAACAGAAATATCGAGAGTCGTCGCACAACTTGGAGCCTGTCGACCTATCCTGGTGGAATCGGTACAGCAGCAAGAGTCCAGACGGATTGCCAAAGCTGTCAGATATCTTTGAGAGGGAAGAGATAAGCCCGGGAAGGCGGTCGAGGCTGACAAGGGAGGATAAACTGCTGGACGCCATCGCATATCTATGGAGGGACCCAACCGGTATGATGCCAGACGAGCAGAACAACGACGAAGATGTCCACATCGAGGGCGGGAAGATTGAACTACGGTGCCCGATAACGTGTCAGGACTTCAAGCAGCCCATGATATCGAAAAAATGCAATCATGTCTTTGATTTGGAGGGTTTGCAGGAGTACTTCAAGGACCACGCCACGAGAGACTGCGCACAGGGCGGCTGCTCTCAGAAGCTATCGATGAGCGATTTCGAGGAGGACGAGATTATGAGACTGAGGTGTCAGATAGAAAAGgtcaagaaaaagagctccACTGAGGAGCAAATCGCAATGGATGTCATTTGA
- the SLM5 gene encoding asparagine--tRNA ligase SLM5 (ancestral locus Anc_1.449), which produces MVMVPFKHIVRNYGTVQQCVLPITIRDLYKRTANPPRTVKNVNGWIRSVRLLKKMAFLDIQDGSCLHTLKVAIPIKKMDETAFLKGMKTGQSISIACAQWQDTPQREQPFELKIEDPLESISIRGTVTHDYPLQKKNHSLLFLRSLPTLKHRTTYLGSLMRFRSFAEQRLMNILQSDDFTKVSPPVLTSSDCEGAGELFEVKTASSKNYFGKPSYLTVSTQLHLEILAMSLSRCYTLTPCFRAERSDTNRHLSEFWMLELEMCFINDVRLLTMVVESVLRRLIESCCERSSELIPEITLQECLSKEEVLNRWNMLLNPEPWKVITYTEAIDILSDKHRMAPFEKYEPKWGEPLQTEHEKWLAGVHFQSPVFITDYPRDCKAFYMKTNTSASPGRETVACFDLLFPEMGEIAGGSIREDNYNELAQEMRRRGMNSSGELDWYLSLRLEGSVPHGGFGLGMERLISYLFGNHNIRDAIAFHRSATGTIDL; this is translated from the coding sequence ATGGTGATGGTGCCTTTCAAACACATTGTTCGCAACTATGGAACTGTTCAACAGTGCGTGCTGCCTATAACGATCAGGGATCTCTACAAGCGAACTGCCAATCCCCCAAGGACGGTGAAGAATGTCAATGGCTGGATTAGATCCGTCaggctgctgaagaagatggctttcttggaTATACAAGATGGGAGCTGCTTACATACCCTGAAAGTGGCCATtccaatcaagaagatggaTGAAACGGCATTTCTCAAAGGAATGAAGACTGGCCAAAGCATATCTATTGCCTGCGCCCAATGGCAGGACACACCACAAAGGGAGCAGCCGTTTGAGctcaagatcgaagatCCACTTGAAAGCATCTCAATTAGGGGCACTGTAACTCACGACTACCCTCTacaaaagaagaaccaCTCGCTGCTTTTTTTACGATCTTTGCCAACGTTAAAACATAGAACGACCTACCTAGGATCGTTAATGAGATTCCGGTCATTTGCTGAACAACGGCTGATGAATATTCTGCAGTCTGATGATTTTACGAAAGTGTCCCCACCAGTGTTGACTTCCAGCGACTGTGAGGGAGCTGGCGAACTATTTGAAGTTAAGACAGCAAGCTCCAAGAACTACTTTGGTAAACCGTCCTATTTAACAGTTTCCACCCAACTTCACTTGGAGATTCTTGCAATGTCGTTATCACGTTGTTACACACTAACTCCATGCTTCAGAGCGGAGAGGAGCGACACTAATCGTCATCTAAGCGAATTCTGGAtgctggagctggaaatGTGCTTTATCAATGACGTTCGTCTGCTGACGATGGTTGTGGAGTCCGTACTGAGGCGCTTAATCGAGTCATGCTGCGAGAGAAGCAGCGAGTTGATTCCCGAAATAACATTACAGGAGTGCCTGtccaaagaagaggtgCTCAATCGCTGGAATATGCTACTGAACCCTGAACCCTGGAAGGTGATTACTTATACTGAGGCTATTGACATACTCAGCGACAAGCACAGGATGGCTCCTTTCGAAAAGTACGAGCCCAAATGGGGAGAGCCATTACAAACTGAGCATGAGAAATGGTTGGCAGGAGTGCACTTTCAATCTCCCGTTTTCATAACTGACTATCCTCGAGACTGTAAAGCGTTTTACATGAAGACGAACACATCGGCATCGCCTGGGAGAGAAACTGTTGCCTGCTTCGACTTGCTGTTCCCTGAGATGGGCGAGATCGCTGGCGGAAGCATCCGGGAGGACAACTACAATGAATTAGCACAGGAGATGCGGCGAAGGGGTATGAATTCCTCAGGCGAGCTGGATTGGTACCTCTCACTGAGACTCGAGGGTAGCGTACCTCATGGAGGGTTTGGTTTAGGAATGGAACGTCTCATATCCTACCTCTTTGGTAATCACAATATCAGGGACGCCATAGCATTCCATAGAAGTGCTACAGGAACTATAGACCTTTGA
- the PXP1 gene encoding putative indolepyruvate decarboxylase family protein (ancestral locus Anc_1.450) — MEIRITDYFTELLKDYGIDTVFGIVGIPIVELANTMIAQGIRFIACRNEQSASYAASAYGYLTGKPGILLVVGGPGLIHALAGIYNSMSNKWPLLVIAGSTEDPYKGGFQELDQISLLRGHLKFTGKLSKDQQSIQLITYEAMRFAVGGIPGATYIDFPGRLIEESIDVTGSRNVRSLPKIKYAPDPKAVSKVADLLSDSKNKRVLLVIGKGAVEHSVQLRKFVDDFNVPFLPTPMAKGVVPDSHPLNVSSARSKALKEAEVVLILGARLNWILHYGQAPKWNPNAIFVQVDNDPTSLGQNNSMGLSYALCGDLELTLRQLTFPLSRIGWKHNGLSKELQDSIRANQEKLLLKETSATSAMLNYNQVYHTLRPLIDDSQTIIVSEGANTMDIARISFPTDYPKHRLDAGTNATMGIGLGYAIAAKLSDPEKNVILIQGDSAYGFSAMELETAARNQLALVVIVMNNSGIYHGTQQDSLSKAPSTALSKECRYELVGKGLGTNGFLVRTLPELKAAFQKALNASRTDKRSSVINVIIEPGEPRKIAFGWQTGKRQSL; from the coding sequence ATGGAGATTCGAATCACTGACTACTTTACTGAACTGCTAAAGGACTATGGAATTGACACTGTTTTTGGCATTGTTGGTATCCCGATTGTCGAACTGGCAAATACCATGATTGCCCAAGGTATTCGGTTTATAGCATGTAGAAATGAGCAGTCGGCGTCCTATGCAGCTTCTGCTTATGGATATTTGACAGGCAAGCCGGGGATCCTATTAGTAGTTGGTGGGCCTGGATTGATTCATGCATTGGCCGGCATTTATAACTCAATGAGTAACAAATGGCCGCTTCTAGTGATTGCTGGAAGCACTGAAGATCCATACAAAGGTGGTTTCCAAGAGTTAGATCAGATCAGTCTGCTTCGTGGCCATTTGAAGTTCACCGGTAAGTTAAGCAAGGACCAGCAAAGCATTCAATTAATTACTTACGAGGCGATGAGGTTCGCAGTTGGTGGCATTCCGGGGGCCACATATATCGATTTTCCAGGTCGTCTAATCGAAGAGTCAATAGATGTAACAGGATCAAGAAATGTTAGATCTTTACCGAAAATTAAGTATGCTCCTGATCCAAAAGCAGTTTCAAAAGTCGCAGACCTTCTGTCCGACAGCAAAAACAAGAGAGTTCTGTTAGTGATTGGTAAAGGTGCGGTAGAACACTCTGTTCAGTTGCGCAAATTTGTCGATGACTTCAACGTACCCTTTCTGCCAACTCCGATGGCAAAAGGTGTTGTTCCAGATTCGCATCCTCTGAACGTATCTTCTGCACGTTCTAAAGCGCTGAAAGAGGCCGAAGTCGTTCTCATTTTGGGAGCAAGATTAAATTGGATACTGCATTACGGGCAGGCCCCCAAGTGGAATCCTAACGCCATTTTTGTCCAAGTAGACAATGATCCTACCTCCTTAGGTCAGAATAACTCTATGGGACTCAGCTACGCATTGTGCGGGGACTTGGAGTTGACACTCAGGCAACTGACCTTTCCTTTGAGCCGCATTGGATGGAAGCATAATGGATTATCAAAGGAGCTGCAAGACTCAATCAGAGCGAATCAGGAAAAGCTACTGTTAAAGGAGACGTCAGCAACAAGTGCCATGTTGAACTACAACCAGGTTTATCACACGCTAAGACCTTTAATCGACGATTCGCAAACAATCATAGTGTCGGAGGGGGCAAACACAATGGACATTGCTCGAATTTCGTTTCCAACAGACTATCCTAAACACAGATTAGACGCGGGGACCAATGCCACCATGGGAATTGGCTTGGGCTATGCCATTGCTGCGAAGCTTTCGGACCCTGAGAAAAACGTTATCCTTATTCAGGGAGACTCAGCCTATGGATTCTCAGCAATGGAATTGGAGACGGCAGCAAGAAACCAACTGGCGCTGGTCGTCATTGTGATGAACAACAGCGGTATATACCATGGAACGCAACAGGACTCCTTAAGTAAAGCGCCCTCGACAGCCTTGAGCAAAGAATGTCGCTATGAGTTAGTCGGAAAGGGTCTTGGCACAAATGGATTTCTTGTCCGCACTTTGCCAGAGCTGAAAGCTGCTTTTCAAAAGGCTCTGAATGCATCGAGGACCGACAAAAGATCAAGTGTGATAAATGTTATCATCGAGCCTGGTGAACCGAGGAAGATAGCGTTTGGCTGGCAAACAGGTAAAAGACAATCATTATAA